A region from the Benincasa hispida cultivar B227 chromosome 8, ASM972705v1, whole genome shotgun sequence genome encodes:
- the LOC120083374 gene encoding uncharacterized protein LOC120083374: MSAVEAPRGDPDPANPSSVLFRDARSAAGSCSDMSVLDDSDDQSWHSVFDSTAWGSHGEGQFSGEIEGVPDAEMGHFISECSSEVDLESGDLEVKVHLGKIERDCRICHLELESGGGRDNFDTPIQLGCCCRGDLGTAHKQCAETWFKIKGNTICEICGATAQNVASQQINEPSNAVAAAVPSSALTAPLTLVETRTIFHGRRIMNFLLACMLLAFAMSWLFHFKLMS, translated from the exons ATGTCAGCGGTTGAAGCTCCTCGTGGTGATCCGGACCCTGCGAATCCGAGCTCTGTGCTATTTCGCGATGCTCGTTCAGCAGCTGGGAGCTGCAGCGACATGTCGGTACTCGATGATTCCGACGACCAGTCGTGGCACTCGGTTTTCGACTCTACAGCTTGGGGGTCTCACGGCGAGGGCCAGTTTTCCGGCGAGATAGAGGGCGTTCCGGATGCTGAAATGGGTCATTTCATCTCGGAATGCTCGTCGGAGGTGGATTTGGAGAGCGGGGATTTGGAGGTGAAGGTACATTTGGGTAAGATCGAAAGGGATTGCAGAATTTGTCATTTGGAGCTGGAAAGCGGCGGAGGAAGAGATAATTTTGATACTCCAATTCAGCTTGGTTGTTGCTGTCGAGGTGATTTGGGTACTGCCCACAAGCAATGTGCTGAGACTTGGTTCAAAATCAAGGGAAACAC AATTTGCGAGATATGTGGGGCAACTGCACAAAATGTTGCAAGTCAACAAATAAATGAACCAAGCAATGCAGTTGCGGCTGCAGTACCATCCTCAGCTCTGACAGCACCCCTAACTCTCGTCGAGACTCGAACGATCTTCCATGGTCGACGCATTATGAACTTTCTGCTTGCTTGCATGCTCCTTGCATTTGCAATGTCTTGGCTTTTTCACTTCAAGTTAATGTCATAG
- the LOC120082731 gene encoding DNA-directed RNA polymerases I and III subunit RPAC2 — MEHGSFTDETKSTFSMADEDHTLANALRYTLNQDPRVTFCGYSIPHPSDNRVNIRVQTTGDPAREVLKDACQNLMVVCQHVRNTFDKAVLDIKLTKPVGDINIK; from the exons atGGAACATGGATCCTTCACAGATGAGACCAAATCAACATTTTCAATGGCTGATGAAGATCATACACTTGCAAATGCTCTCAGATACACTTTGAATCAAGA TCCAAGAGTGACATTCTGTGGGTACAGCATCCCCCATCCTTCAGATAATCGAGTTAATATTAGAGTCCAGACAACAG GTGATCCTGCAAGAGAGGTTTTGAAAGATGCTTGTCAGAACTTGATGGTGGTGTGCCAGCATGTCAGGAACACATTTGACAAAGCTGTGCTTGATATCAAACTCACCAAACCTGTGGGAGACATTAATATCAAATAG
- the LOC120083327 gene encoding 18.5 kDa class I heat shock protein-like — MSMIPSFFGGRRSSVFDPFATFDLSDPFDFHFPSSISSHFPEIARETSAMVNARVDWKETPEAHVLKADLPGLKKEEVKVEIEDGKVIQISGERSVEKEDKNETWHRIERSSGKFQRRFRMPEDAKMEEIRASMENGVLTVTVPKAEGKKTVVKSVEISG, encoded by the coding sequence ATGTCGATGATTCCAAGCTTCTTCGGTGGGCGACGGAGCAGCGTCTTCGATCCATTTGCCACTTTCGACCTCTCAGATCCATTCgattttcattttccttcttcaatttCATCTCACTTTCCCGAAATCGCTCGAGAAACTTCAGCTATGGTGAACGCTCGTGTTGATTGGAAGGAGACGCCGGAGGCTCATGTTCTGAAAGCAGATCTGCCTGGATTGAAGAAAGAGGAAGTGAAAGTGGAGATTGAAGATGGAAAAGTGATTCAAATTAGCGGCGAACGGAGTGTAGAGAAGGAGGATAAGAACGAGACATGGCATCGGATAGAGCGAAGCAGTGGAAAGTTTCAGAGGAGATTCAGGATGCCGGAGGATGCGAAAATGGAGGAAATTAGGGCATCAATGGAGAACGGAGTTCTGACTGTGACGGTGCCGAAGGCGGAAGGAAAGAAAACGGTTGTGAAGTCCGTCGAGATTTCCGGctaa
- the LOC120083328 gene encoding mitochondrial import inner membrane translocase subunit TIM10 — protein MASPNNMPSAVDKEQIFGMAEKEMEYRVELFNKLTHSCFNKCVDKRYKESELNMGENSCIDRCVSKYWHVTNLIGQLLGSGRPPM, from the exons ATGGCTTCTCCAAACAATATGCCATCGGCTGTGGACAAGGAACAG ATATTTGGTATGGCAGAAAAGGAGATGGAATATAGAGTTGAATTGTTCAACAA GCTTACACATTCATGTTTTAACAAATGTGTTGATAAGAG GTACAAGGAATCTGAGCTGAATATGGGTGAAAATAGTTGTATTGACCGCTGCGTTTCCAAGTATTGGCAT GTAACGAATTTAATTGGCCAGCTACTCGGGTCTGGTAGACCTCCAATGTGA